One genomic window of Phycisphaerales bacterium includes the following:
- a CDS encoding phosphoribosylaminoimidazolesuccinocarboxamide synthase, which translates to MPSAEPTQGATLAQTRLSLPLLHRGKVREVYALGDDRVAIVATDRLSAFDVVLPTAIPGKGRVLTALSAWWFRWLQERGLGPTHFISDAADLPASAFELEAATDPAHLRGRTTIARRGEIIKLECVVRGYLEGSGWRDYQSTGSVSGVRLPAGLKQCDRLPEPIFTPSTKAEPPEHDEPISLEQAASFLGTDLVHELRDRSLAIYEAAREHAASRGILLADTKFEFAFPLDAERGSREPMLADEVLTPDSSRFWPADRYEPGHAQPSFDKQFVREYLSGLVDSGAWDKSDPGPQLPADVVTQTAQRYETALRLLTS; encoded by the coding sequence ATGCCGAGCGCCGAGCCGACCCAGGGGGCCACCCTCGCCCAGACCCGCCTGAGCCTCCCACTCTTGCACCGGGGCAAGGTCCGCGAGGTGTATGCCCTGGGCGACGATCGGGTTGCCATCGTCGCGACCGACCGCTTGTCGGCCTTCGACGTCGTCCTGCCCACCGCCATCCCGGGCAAGGGCCGAGTGCTCACCGCACTTTCGGCCTGGTGGTTCCGCTGGCTCCAAGAGCGTGGCCTCGGACCCACGCACTTCATCAGCGACGCGGCCGACCTGCCCGCGTCGGCCTTCGAACTGGAAGCCGCGACCGACCCCGCGCACCTGCGGGGCCGCACCACCATCGCGCGCCGCGGAGAGATCATCAAGCTCGAGTGCGTCGTGCGCGGCTATCTCGAAGGGTCGGGGTGGCGAGACTACCAGAGCACGGGATCCGTGAGCGGTGTCCGGCTCCCTGCAGGGTTGAAGCAGTGTGACCGATTGCCCGAGCCGATCTTCACGCCCAGCACCAAGGCCGAACCGCCCGAGCACGACGAGCCGATCTCGCTCGAACAAGCAGCGTCGTTCCTCGGCACCGATCTCGTGCACGAGCTACGTGATCGCTCGCTGGCGATCTACGAGGCCGCGCGCGAGCACGCCGCGAGCCGAGGCATCCTGCTGGCCGACACGAAGTTCGAGTTTGCCTTCCCGCTCGACGCAGAGAGGGGCTCGCGCGAGCCCATGCTAGCCGACGAGGTGCTCACGCCCGACAGCTCGCGGTTCTGGCCGGCCGACCGCTACGAGCCGGGCCACGCCCAGCCGAGCTTCGACAAGCAGTTCGTCCGCGAGTACCTGTCGGGCCTGGTCGATTCGGGAGCCTGGGACAAGAGCGACCCCGGACCGCAGTTGCCCGCCGATGTCGTCACGCAGACGGCGCAGCGCTACGAGACGGCGCTTCGACTGCTCACTTCCTGA
- a CDS encoding endo-1,4-beta-xylanase, producing MLKFFVHRDGKPADGWPLAHAGILATDGATSPGEIRIDQGVLTVVPKNPGTVSLEVLFPLGVGQGQARADRKTLLTTTLLPQRERPYLLPLELARKQLMRFLNALEEWNLAMLPAEHSALQTFERAREDFSAALVSWRSLQNGDLSANDPAIAAADEKSRRALSDALEASELLVAEAVHRGLAARADGSWFNDAIERAERSIGRPASKPVAVVKAPEAHGVTLAGVARVGCAVDPMSFEPPAQAALAKAADFVTVPMPWSAIEPAEGKYQYAATDRWIEWAVRKGKLPVVAGPVLDLAPGRLPEWLYIWENDYDTLRELVYEHVRQVVTRYRRTVQWWTLASSLGVEGAMFLRFEQIADLLRVAATVTRKLQPQGRVQVEIADPFALYAARSTRSLPPLLLAELIAQSGTHVDAIGLRFDMTDDGTAAAVRDAMAFSEVLDRYAEMDRPISVTFAACPSAPVDANGESGEWDGPWSPATQADWIERVLPVAAAKPFVHSICWGLAQDTPRAKGGAGLVDSAGAARPALDALARLRDAVRAGSMAGSSR from the coding sequence ATGCTGAAGTTCTTCGTGCATCGCGATGGGAAGCCGGCCGATGGCTGGCCGCTGGCCCACGCGGGCATCCTGGCGACCGACGGCGCGACGTCTCCGGGCGAGATCCGGATTGACCAGGGCGTCCTCACGGTGGTGCCCAAGAACCCCGGCACCGTTTCGCTCGAGGTGCTCTTCCCGCTTGGTGTCGGCCAGGGCCAGGCCCGAGCCGATCGCAAGACGCTGCTGACCACGACGCTCCTGCCCCAGCGCGAGCGACCCTACCTCTTGCCGCTGGAGCTCGCGCGGAAGCAGCTCATGCGATTCCTCAACGCGCTCGAAGAGTGGAACCTCGCGATGCTGCCGGCCGAGCACTCGGCGCTGCAGACCTTCGAGCGGGCGCGCGAGGACTTCTCGGCCGCGCTCGTGTCGTGGCGGAGCCTGCAGAACGGTGATCTCTCGGCCAACGATCCCGCCATCGCGGCTGCCGACGAGAAGTCCCGGCGTGCGCTCAGCGACGCGCTAGAGGCCAGCGAGCTGCTCGTAGCCGAAGCGGTGCATCGCGGGCTGGCGGCGCGGGCCGACGGCTCATGGTTCAACGACGCCATCGAGCGGGCCGAGCGTTCGATCGGTCGGCCGGCGAGCAAGCCGGTCGCCGTGGTCAAGGCTCCCGAGGCACACGGCGTGACGCTCGCGGGCGTGGCGCGCGTCGGGTGCGCGGTCGATCCCATGAGCTTCGAGCCGCCCGCGCAGGCGGCGCTGGCCAAGGCGGCGGACTTCGTCACCGTGCCCATGCCGTGGTCCGCGATCGAGCCGGCCGAAGGCAAGTACCAGTATGCCGCGACCGATCGATGGATCGAGTGGGCCGTGCGAAAGGGCAAGCTGCCGGTCGTCGCCGGTCCGGTGCTCGATCTGGCCCCGGGTCGGCTTCCCGAGTGGCTCTACATCTGGGAGAACGACTACGACACGCTGCGCGAGCTCGTGTACGAGCACGTGCGACAGGTCGTCACGAGGTACCGTCGGACCGTGCAGTGGTGGACGCTGGCCAGTTCGCTGGGCGTCGAAGGCGCCATGTTTCTTCGATTCGAGCAGATCGCCGACCTGCTGCGCGTCGCCGCAACGGTCACGCGCAAGCTCCAGCCCCAAGGCCGCGTACAGGTCGAGATCGCCGACCCGTTCGCGCTCTACGCCGCGCGGTCAACCAGGTCGCTCCCGCCGCTGCTGCTGGCCGAGCTCATCGCCCAGAGCGGGACGCACGTCGACGCCATCGGCCTGCGTTTCGACATGACCGACGACGGCACCGCCGCGGCCGTGCGCGACGCGATGGCGTTCTCGGAAGTGCTCGATCGGTACGCCGAGATGGACCGCCCGATCTCGGTGACGTTCGCCGCGTGCCCGTCGGCCCCCGTCGACGCCAACGGCGAGAGCGGCGAGTGGGACGGACCCTGGAGCCCGGCGACCCAGGCCGACTGGATCGAGCGCGTGCTGCCCGTGGCGGCCGCCAAGCCCTTCGTGCATTCCATCTGCTGGGGCCTCGCGCAGGACACGCCGCGTGCGAAGGGTGGCGCCGGTCTCGTTGATTCCGCTGGTGCGGCCCGTCCTGCGCTCGACGCGCTCGCCCGCCTTCGTGACGCCGTGCGCGCCGGCTCGATGGCGGGTTCGAGCCGGTGA
- a CDS encoding ComEA family DNA-binding protein — protein MISGVGLAGVGYGLATRPTPPPQPVVFVPQQVEPRTGTLAEPVQARPTPASETPAPAYEPKPTPAAGMMIDVNTASAAQLELLPGIGPSRAAAIIESRNAQGPFRTVEDLARVHGIGPATVEGVRPYVRIEVASQPK, from the coding sequence TTGATCTCGGGCGTCGGCCTGGCGGGCGTGGGCTACGGCCTGGCCACGCGGCCGACGCCTCCGCCGCAGCCGGTCGTGTTCGTGCCGCAGCAGGTGGAGCCAAGGACCGGCACGCTCGCGGAGCCGGTCCAGGCCCGCCCCACGCCGGCGTCCGAGACTCCGGCCCCCGCGTATGAGCCCAAGCCCACGCCCGCCGCGGGCATGATGATCGACGTCAACACCGCGTCGGCAGCCCAGCTCGAGCTGCTGCCGGGCATCGGCCCATCGCGCGCGGCGGCCATCATCGAGAGCCGCAACGCCCAGGGCCCGTTTCGCACCGTCGAAGACCTCGCCCGCGTACACGGCATCGGCCCCGCCACGGTCGAGGGGGTTCGTCCCTACGTCCGCATCGAGGTCGCCAGCCAGCCAAAATAG
- a CDS encoding SDR family oxidoreductase, with translation MDTNLHGRTALVCGASQGIGLASAVALAALGCRVTLFARDPQRLGEAMAALPVVDGVEHDIAIADFQDPVMVLDEASGAMDRAGGFDVLVNNTGGPPGGPITEADGEAFLKGMTAHLVNNQNLANLVLPGMREKRFGRIVNVISTSVKCPIPGLGVSNTVRAAVAAWAKTLAGEVAKDGVTVNSVLPGFTDTARLSSLFDAKASRQGSDARAVRDEAIASIPMGRLGEPEEVAAAVAFYCTPAASYVTGTVLAVDGGRTPAF, from the coding sequence ATGGACACCAACCTCCACGGACGAACCGCTCTGGTCTGCGGCGCCAGCCAGGGCATCGGGCTGGCTTCCGCTGTCGCGCTCGCTGCTCTTGGCTGCCGCGTGACGCTCTTTGCCCGCGATCCGCAGCGGCTGGGCGAGGCCATGGCGGCGCTGCCGGTCGTTGACGGAGTCGAGCACGACATCGCCATCGCCGACTTCCAAGATCCCGTGATGGTGCTCGACGAGGCCAGCGGGGCCATGGACCGCGCCGGCGGCTTCGACGTGCTCGTCAACAACACCGGCGGGCCGCCCGGCGGGCCGATCACCGAGGCCGATGGCGAGGCGTTCCTCAAGGGCATGACGGCCCACCTGGTGAACAACCAAAACCTGGCCAACTTGGTCTTGCCGGGGATGCGGGAGAAGCGCTTCGGCCGGATCGTCAACGTCATCAGCACGAGCGTGAAGTGCCCGATCCCTGGGCTGGGCGTCAGCAACACCGTCCGCGCGGCCGTCGCGGCCTGGGCCAAGACGCTGGCGGGCGAGGTCGCCAAGGACGGGGTGACGGTCAACAGCGTTCTGCCGGGCTTCACCGACACGGCCCGGCTGAGCAGCCTGTTCGACGCCAAGGCCAGCCGCCAGGGCAGCGACGCGAGGGCCGTGAGGGACGAGGCGATCGCGTCGATCCCGATGGGCCGCCTGGGCGAGCCCGAAGAGGTGGCCGCCGCGGTGGCGTTCTACTGCACGCCCGCGGCGAGCTACGTCACGGGCACGGTGCTGGCCGTCGACGGCGGCCGGACGCCGGCGTTCTGA
- a CDS encoding ABC transporter ATP-binding protein, with the protein MTQMATPQAASTPEANSAARPVVAVQGLTKTFRDFWMRPRARAVADVTFDIRPHEIFGLLGPNGSGKSTTIKILLGLLKPTKGRVAVFGKSPTDVQIKKRIGYLPEESYLYPFLNARETLDYYGRLFGLDHGTRQKRIDELLDMVGLKAAQYRQVREYSKGMQRRIGLAQALINDPDLLILDEPTTGLDPIGTRQVKDLIVELGRRGKTVLLSSHLLADVEDVVDRMVVLYGGRIRKEGTREQLLLSTERTTIEADTLDEQTLAEIDEVIRRRTGGTKAVQRVSHPRQKLEELFLKIVEDAQAERLETAGAEGGGMTAEFLRAEGETRDEGEALISDLVREDPPAEPEPEAGPEPEPETEEVDEVVVEELIEKDRSAEPTDEEPEVDLGVIGSLMDDDDENKKDQNQKDSSR; encoded by the coding sequence ATGACGCAGATGGCAACCCCGCAGGCGGCATCGACGCCCGAGGCCAACTCAGCGGCCCGGCCGGTCGTCGCCGTCCAGGGGCTCACCAAGACCTTCCGCGACTTCTGGATGCGTCCGCGGGCGCGTGCGGTGGCCGACGTGACGTTCGACATCAGGCCGCACGAGATCTTCGGCTTGCTGGGCCCGAACGGCTCGGGCAAGAGCACCACCATCAAGATCCTGCTGGGCCTGCTCAAGCCGACCAAGGGCCGCGTGGCGGTCTTCGGCAAGTCGCCCACGGACGTGCAGATCAAGAAGCGCATCGGCTACCTACCCGAAGAGAGCTACCTCTACCCATTCCTGAACGCCCGCGAGACGCTGGACTACTACGGCCGCCTCTTCGGACTCGATCACGGCACGCGGCAAAAGCGCATTGATGAACTGCTCGACATGGTCGGGCTCAAGGCCGCCCAGTACCGCCAGGTACGTGAGTACTCCAAGGGCATGCAGCGACGCATCGGTCTGGCCCAGGCGCTCATCAATGATCCGGACCTGCTGATCCTCGACGAACCGACCACCGGCCTCGACCCCATCGGCACGCGACAGGTGAAGGACCTGATCGTCGAGCTCGGCCGTCGTGGCAAGACGGTGCTGCTGTCGAGTCACCTGCTGGCCGACGTCGAGGACGTTGTCGATCGCATGGTCGTGCTCTACGGCGGGCGCATCCGCAAGGAGGGCACGCGCGAGCAGTTGCTGCTGTCGACCGAGCGGACGACGATTGAAGCCGACACGCTCGACGAGCAGACGCTGGCCGAGATCGACGAGGTCATCCGTCGCCGCACGGGCGGGACGAAGGCCGTGCAGCGGGTGTCGCACCCGAGGCAGAAGCTCGAGGAGCTGTTCCTCAAGATTGTGGAAGACGCCCAGGCCGAGCGGCTGGAGACGGCCGGCGCCGAGGGCGGGGGCATGACGGCCGAGTTCCTCCGTGCCGAGGGTGAAACGCGCGATGAGGGCGAGGCGCTCATCAGCGACCTGGTGCGCGAGGATCCGCCCGCCGAGCCCGAGCCCGAGGCTGGCCCCGAGCCCGAGCCCGAAACGGAAGAGGTCGACGAGGTCGTGGTCGAAGAGCTCATCGAGAAAGATCGCTCGGCCGAGCCGACGGACGAGGAGCCCGAGGTTGACCTGGGCGTCATCGGCTCGCTCATGGACGACGACGACGAGAACAAGAAGGACCAGAATCAGAAGGACTCCTCGCGATGA
- a CDS encoding SPFH domain-containing protein: MSEPGDRGGNGGEDRAGDESLESMLPELREDETSSAPTREASVRLRADGGSGEQAINDMHAANESLAAAFRTMYRLLQLAIVGLVVIYVLSGINSVNAGESGIKVRFGRPAADTVPPGITWNFPYPLGQLIRVQTGQRTVQLEEEFWFRVDERDRGRSLEELARSPRRSLDPERDGALITSDQNLVHTQWTVVYRREDPREFASNITPDDEQQIVRTAVQRGVIRAVSTTAIDDLLRETGAAGGVASRAQRIAQETLEAIDAGIVVEQLTMRTRTPPLSVWQAFTEVQTAESQSQTQRVQADSFASNELSRVAGAAARPILDLIYEYEQAVELEQQAEQEIILDKIHRLMAGEPVEIDGEIQSFAVSGEVSLILNIAQQQRVEAELSAKLMLELYNAKLPQFRENPDLVLQSDWSRMMASVLGRDTVEVIKLPLGDINLMVNPDPEIRRLINEIEQERLNRAAQDRRDRRERDREFRTDTEMREFGG, from the coding sequence ATGAGTGAGCCAGGCGACCGTGGCGGCAACGGTGGGGAGGATCGCGCGGGCGACGAGTCGCTCGAGTCGATGCTGCCCGAGCTGCGCGAGGACGAGACGAGCTCGGCGCCGACGCGCGAGGCCTCCGTCCGGCTGCGCGCCGATGGCGGGTCGGGCGAGCAGGCCATCAACGACATGCACGCCGCCAACGAGTCGCTGGCGGCGGCCTTCCGCACGATGTACCGGCTGCTCCAGCTTGCCATCGTCGGCCTGGTCGTGATCTACGTGCTCAGCGGGATCAACTCGGTCAACGCGGGCGAGTCTGGCATCAAGGTGCGCTTCGGACGTCCGGCGGCCGACACGGTCCCGCCCGGCATCACTTGGAACTTCCCGTATCCGCTGGGCCAGCTCATCCGAGTGCAGACCGGCCAGCGGACGGTGCAGCTCGAGGAAGAGTTCTGGTTCCGCGTCGATGAGCGCGATCGCGGCCGCTCGCTGGAAGAGCTGGCCCGCTCGCCGCGTCGCTCGCTCGACCCCGAGCGCGACGGTGCGCTGATCACGAGCGATCAGAACCTGGTGCACACCCAGTGGACGGTGGTGTACCGCCGCGAGGACCCGCGCGAGTTTGCCAGCAACATCACGCCCGACGATGAGCAGCAGATCGTTCGTACCGCGGTGCAGCGCGGGGTGATCCGGGCCGTATCGACGACGGCGATCGACGACCTGCTGCGTGAGACCGGCGCTGCCGGCGGCGTGGCCAGCCGGGCCCAGCGCATCGCGCAGGAGACGCTCGAGGCGATCGACGCCGGCATCGTGGTCGAGCAGCTCACGATGCGGACGCGCACGCCGCCGCTGAGCGTGTGGCAGGCGTTCACGGAGGTGCAGACGGCCGAGAGCCAGAGCCAGACCCAGCGCGTCCAGGCCGACAGCTTCGCGTCCAACGAGCTCAGCCGCGTCGCGGGCGCGGCGGCTCGGCCGATCCTCGACCTCATCTACGAGTACGAGCAGGCCGTCGAGCTCGAGCAGCAGGCCGAGCAGGAGATCATCCTCGACAAGATCCATCGCCTGATGGCGGGAGAGCCGGTCGAGATCGACGGGGAGATCCAGTCGTTCGCGGTGAGCGGCGAGGTCTCGCTGATCCTCAACATCGCGCAGCAGCAGCGGGTCGAGGCCGAGCTCTCGGCCAAGCTCATGCTGGAGCTCTACAACGCCAAGCTGCCGCAGTTCCGCGAGAACCCGGACCTCGTTCTGCAGAGCGACTGGTCGCGGATGATGGCGTCGGTGCTCGGGCGCGACACCGTCGAGGTCATCAAGCTGCCCTTGGGTGACATCAACCTGATGGTGAATCCCGATCCGGAGATCCGGCGGCTCATCAACGAGATCGAGCAGGAACGCCTGAACCGTGCCGCCCAGGATCGACGCGATCGCCGCGAACGCGACCGGGAGTTCCGCACCGACACCGAGATGCGCGAGTTCGGCGGCTGA
- a CDS encoding GxxExxY protein — MSNDRRDYDERGEYRGGGGRGGGGRGRGGRGRGHGGGRGRHGGGRGHGRGHGGHDRQGIPLSALDPELTDISRRVIGCAIEVHKALGPGLPIEMYNKALQIEMKEAGIEHVADRTIDVKYQDQLVGQVTASLFVEDRFIVDLVARPGDVGTGERLQTRAKLRALELELGLIINFAQRRLKDGLVRVLNPDQLKELLEERQKAQEESDYEDDEYEDDEYEDEEDDDEYEDEDDEDDDEDDEDDDEEGDDDR; from the coding sequence ATGAGCAACGACAGGCGAGACTACGACGAGCGAGGCGAGTACCGGGGCGGCGGGGGTCGCGGCGGTGGGGGCCGAGGTCGCGGCGGACGGGGCCGAGGCCACGGCGGTGGACGGGGCCGGCATGGCGGCGGTCGCGGCCACGGCCGGGGCCACGGCGGGCACGACCGCCAGGGCATCCCGCTGAGCGCCCTCGACCCAGAGCTGACCGACATCAGCCGCCGCGTCATCGGCTGCGCCATCGAGGTGCACAAGGCCCTGGGCCCGGGCCTGCCCATCGAGATGTACAACAAGGCGCTGCAGATCGAGATGAAGGAAGCCGGCATCGAGCACGTGGCCGACCGGACCATCGACGTGAAGTACCAGGACCAGCTCGTAGGCCAGGTCACCGCGTCGCTGTTCGTCGAGGACCGCTTCATCGTCGACCTGGTTGCGCGGCCGGGCGACGTCGGCACGGGCGAGCGCCTGCAGACGCGCGCCAAGCTGCGGGCCCTCGAGCTCGAGCTGGGCCTCATCATCAACTTCGCCCAGCGCCGGCTGAAGGACGGCCTCGTCCGCGTGCTGAACCCCGACCAGCTCAAGGAGCTGCTCGAGGAGCGGCAGAAGGCCCAGGAAGAATCCGATTACGAGGACGACGAGTACGAGGATGACGAGTACGAGGACGAGGAAGACGACGACGAGTACGAAGACGAAGACGACGAGGATGATGACGAAGACGACGAGGATGATGACGAAGAGGGCGACGACGACCGCTGA
- the mfd gene encoding transcription-repair coupling factor — translation MHELLAELGGLEELAHALSGKGRPRVRGAIGASPSFTAAALARRLERPVVLIHAHVEDAQHAADELEGVGLEVVELPAIEAGPDGVSARALAGRVAAVRRARELGQTDKPFAIVGSIHAWMQPAPAAEQLERLSRRVQRGDRVDPGELVRWLGDAGYDRVDAVDEPGQFAQRGGIVDVFPAAPGADQDAAVPVRLDFFGDEIDRIAEIDVQSLASVTAMDAVDLPAAIEGDQAQGSGVCFIDHCPPRAFGVLVETLEVSEQGRGYFERVRAESGVIAHTKVVKMAQERLHAFAELNQYSSTGDAEELSLPVERPPDFRADGAGGAIEVITAAGAWANEEQARVLVPCATPGEISRLGELMDEAQVTNLEPWHAVIAHGFVWRQKQTIAVLPLHEMLGRAPVRRRHARIKGARTVDAFLDFAPGDHVVHADHGIARFVGLTLMEIDGSGKSTDVARAAKGKKKKRPNDLNVEEFLTLEFKDRARLHVPATQVDLVQKYVGGFSGTPPLSQLGGARWKNQKEKVAESVKDLAGELLRVRAAREASPGIAYPADTTWQKEFEAEFPYQETDDQLAALGSIKRDMASPRPMDRLICGDVGFGKTELAIRAAFKAVEFGKQVAVLVPTTVLAEQHERTFRERFAAYPFRVESISRYKTTKESNETLKALRKGEVDVIIGTHRLLSKDVRFSDLGLVVIDEEQRFGVEHKEQLLRLRTEADVLTLSATPIPRTLHMAMLGLRDISSLTTPPAERQSVVTEVMPFDRARIEQAIARELAREGQVFFVHNRVKDIKSRAAEVQGLAPEADIVVGHGQMPGGQLEEVMLKFVRREADILVSTTIIESGIDQPSANTMIIADADNFGLADLHQLRGRVGRSSRRAYCYLLLPEDGILSAVAKKRLAAVEQYAMLGAGFKIAMRDLEIRGAGNLLGSEQSGHIAVVGYDMYCRLLEQAVQEMTGQRSVTHSRIALDVGLKGYIPESYVPGDVRRMAAYRRMALASSIGQVSAVREDLAEAYGKPPGQVERLLSLAELRVALASAGVSSAAVRGADVILFAADPRPVLDKLEGVAGSLTSLTPSSGGAKRRDADTQRPLHEIYWRPPEQYRQGRTLVDVLCKRLLPEGSREPVAAG, via the coding sequence TTGCACGAGTTGCTCGCAGAACTCGGCGGACTCGAGGAATTGGCCCATGCCCTGAGCGGCAAGGGAAGGCCGCGCGTGCGCGGCGCCATCGGCGCCTCGCCCAGCTTCACCGCCGCGGCCCTCGCGCGCCGCCTCGAGCGGCCCGTCGTGCTCATCCACGCCCACGTGGAGGACGCCCAGCACGCCGCCGACGAGCTCGAGGGCGTCGGGCTCGAGGTCGTCGAGCTGCCGGCGATCGAGGCCGGGCCCGACGGCGTCTCGGCCCGGGCACTGGCGGGCCGTGTCGCGGCCGTGCGTCGGGCGCGCGAACTGGGCCAGACCGACAAGCCGTTCGCCATCGTCGGGTCGATCCATGCATGGATGCAGCCGGCCCCCGCGGCCGAGCAACTCGAGCGGCTGAGCCGACGGGTGCAGCGGGGCGATCGCGTCGATCCGGGCGAATTGGTGCGCTGGCTGGGCGACGCGGGCTATGACCGCGTCGATGCGGTCGACGAGCCGGGCCAGTTCGCCCAGCGCGGCGGCATCGTCGACGTCTTTCCCGCCGCGCCCGGCGCCGACCAGGACGCCGCAGTGCCGGTGCGGCTGGACTTCTTCGGCGACGAGATCGACCGCATCGCCGAGATCGACGTGCAGAGCCTGGCGAGCGTGACGGCGATGGACGCCGTCGACCTGCCCGCCGCCATCGAGGGCGACCAGGCACAGGGCAGCGGCGTGTGCTTCATCGACCACTGCCCGCCGCGCGCATTCGGCGTGCTCGTTGAGACGCTCGAGGTCAGCGAGCAGGGCCGGGGCTACTTCGAGCGTGTGCGGGCCGAGTCGGGCGTGATCGCGCACACCAAGGTCGTGAAGATGGCCCAAGAGCGACTGCACGCGTTTGCCGAGCTGAACCAGTACTCGAGCACGGGCGATGCCGAGGAACTCTCGTTGCCCGTCGAGCGACCGCCGGACTTCCGGGCCGACGGCGCGGGCGGGGCGATCGAGGTCATCACCGCCGCCGGGGCGTGGGCGAACGAGGAGCAGGCGCGGGTGCTCGTTCCGTGCGCGACGCCGGGCGAGATCAGCCGCCTGGGCGAGCTCATGGACGAGGCCCAGGTGACGAACCTGGAACCGTGGCACGCGGTGATCGCGCACGGCTTTGTATGGCGGCAAAAGCAGACGATCGCCGTATTGCCCTTGCACGAGATGCTCGGCCGCGCGCCCGTGCGCCGTCGGCACGCGCGCATCAAGGGTGCCCGCACCGTCGACGCGTTCCTGGACTTTGCGCCAGGCGACCACGTCGTGCACGCCGATCATGGCATCGCGCGGTTCGTGGGGCTCACGCTGATGGAGATCGATGGCTCGGGCAAGAGCACCGACGTCGCCAGGGCGGCCAAGGGCAAGAAGAAGAAAAGGCCCAACGACCTCAACGTCGAGGAATTTCTCACGCTCGAGTTCAAGGACCGTGCGCGACTGCACGTTCCGGCAACGCAAGTCGACCTGGTGCAGAAGTACGTCGGCGGCTTCAGCGGCACGCCGCCGCTCTCGCAGCTCGGTGGCGCTCGCTGGAAGAACCAGAAGGAGAAGGTCGCCGAGTCGGTGAAGGACCTCGCGGGCGAGCTGCTCCGCGTGCGGGCGGCCCGCGAGGCCAGCCCGGGCATCGCCTACCCCGCCGACACGACCTGGCAGAAGGAGTTCGAGGCCGAGTTCCCATATCAGGAGACCGACGACCAGCTCGCAGCGCTCGGCAGCATCAAGCGCGACATGGCGAGCCCCAGGCCGATGGACCGGCTCATCTGCGGCGACGTCGGGTTCGGCAAGACCGAGCTGGCGATCCGCGCGGCGTTCAAGGCCGTCGAGTTCGGCAAACAGGTGGCCGTGCTCGTACCCACGACGGTGCTGGCCGAGCAGCACGAGCGGACGTTCCGAGAGCGCTTCGCGGCGTATCCGTTCAGGGTCGAGAGCATCTCGCGATACAAGACGACCAAGGAGAGCAACGAGACGCTCAAGGCCCTGCGCAAGGGCGAGGTCGACGTCATCATCGGCACGCACCGGCTCCTGAGCAAGGACGTGCGCTTCAGCGACCTCGGCCTGGTCGTCATCGACGAGGAGCAGCGCTTCGGCGTCGAGCACAAGGAGCAACTGCTGCGGCTGCGGACCGAGGCCGACGTGCTGACGCTGAGCGCCACGCCCATCCCGCGGACGCTGCACATGGCGATGCTCGGGCTGCGCGACATCTCGAGCCTGACGACGCCGCCGGCCGAGCGGCAGAGCGTGGTGACGGAGGTGATGCCGTTTGATCGGGCGCGCATCGAGCAGGCGATCGCGCGCGAGCTGGCGCGTGAGGGCCAGGTCTTCTTCGTCCACAACCGCGTGAAGGACATCAAGTCAAGAGCAGCGGAAGTCCAGGGGCTCGCGCCCGAGGCCGACATCGTGGTGGGGCACGGCCAGATGCCCGGCGGCCAGCTCGAAGAGGTCATGCTGAAGTTCGTGCGCCGCGAGGCGGACATCCTGGTCAGCACGACCATCATCGAGAGCGGCATCGACCAGCCCAGCGCCAACACCATGATCATCGCCGACGCCGACAACTTCGGGCTGGCAGACCTGCATCAGCTCCGCGGACGCGTTGGTCGGAGTAGTCGACGCGCGTACTGCTACCTGCTCTTGCCCGAGGACGGCATCCTGAGCGCCGTCGCCAAGAAGCGGCTGGCGGCCGTCGAGCAGTACGCCATGCTCGGCGCGGGCTTCAAGATCGCCATGCGCGACCTCGAGATCCGCGGCGCGGGCAACCTGCTCGGCTCGGAGCAGTCCGGCCACATCGCGGTGGTGGGCTACGACATGTACTGCCGGCTGCTCGAGCAAGCCGTGCAGGAGATGACCGGGCAGCGGAGCGTCACGCACAGCCGCATCGCCCTCGACGTCGGCTTGAAGGGCTACATCCCCGAGAGCTACGTCCCAGGCGACGTGCGCCGCATGGCCGCCTACCGGCGCATGGCGCTGGCCAGCAGCATCGGGCAGGTCTCGGCCGTGCGCGAGGACCTGGCCGAGGCCTACGGCAAGCCGCCCGGTCAGGTCGAGCGACTGCTGAGCCTGGCCGAGCTGCGCGTCGCGCTCGCGAGCGCGGGCGTCAGCAGCGCCGCCGTGCGCGGGGCCGACGTGATCCTCTTCGCCGCCGACCCGAGGCCCGTGCTCGACAAGCTCGAGGGCGTCGCCGGCTCGCTCACGAGCCTGACGCCCAGCAGCGGCGGCGCCAAGCGCCGCGACGCCGACACGCAGCGGCCGCTGCACGAGATCTACTGGCGGCCGCCCGAGCAGTACCGCCAGGGACGGACGCTCGTCGACGTCTTGTGCAAGCGGCTGCTGCCCGAGGGGTCGAGAGAGCCGGTCGCGGCGGGCTAG